In Haloplanus rubicundus, one DNA window encodes the following:
- a CDS encoding phosphotransacetylase family protein translates to MTTLLVTATGESTGKTAVAVALGRLAKARGRSVGYMKPKGTRLQSHVGKTLDRDPMLARELLDTDDEMHEMEPIVYSPTFVRSAMDGRENPADLRERVREGFDAVSEGRDFVVVEGGGRLTTGGVVDLTDAEVAELLDAEVVLLADYGSPPDIDDTLAAARRLGDRLVGVVFNRVADAAYDEVESVVAPFLEGKGIPVVGVLPRDPDLAGVTVAELADELGVETLTDAPTDGVVERFLVGAMSGEEALRFFRRTKAAAVITGGDRTDIHTAALEAPGITCLVVTGGRRPPGTVLGKAAEKGLPVLLSSADTLSTLERAEEVIRSGRTRDERTVDVMESLLTEHADVDALLGGDAGSSSGAGDDA, encoded by the coding sequence ATGACCACCCTACTCGTCACCGCGACCGGAGAGAGCACAGGCAAGACGGCCGTCGCCGTCGCGCTGGGCCGTCTCGCGAAGGCCCGGGGCCGGAGCGTCGGCTACATGAAACCGAAGGGGACGCGCCTCCAGAGCCACGTCGGCAAGACGCTGGATCGCGATCCGATGCTCGCGCGCGAACTCCTCGACACCGACGACGAGATGCACGAGATGGAGCCCATCGTCTACTCGCCGACGTTCGTCCGCTCGGCGATGGACGGGCGCGAGAACCCCGCCGACCTCCGCGAACGCGTGCGCGAGGGGTTCGACGCCGTGAGCGAGGGCCGCGACTTCGTCGTCGTCGAGGGCGGCGGCCGCCTCACCACCGGCGGCGTCGTCGACCTCACCGACGCGGAGGTGGCGGAGCTGCTCGACGCCGAGGTGGTCCTGCTCGCCGACTACGGATCGCCGCCGGACATCGACGACACGCTGGCGGCCGCCCGCCGACTCGGCGACCGCCTCGTCGGCGTCGTCTTCAACCGCGTGGCCGACGCCGCCTACGACGAGGTCGAGAGCGTCGTCGCGCCGTTTCTGGAGGGCAAGGGCATCCCCGTCGTGGGCGTCCTGCCCCGCGACCCCGACCTCGCGGGCGTCACCGTCGCCGAACTCGCCGACGAACTCGGCGTCGAAACGCTGACCGACGCCCCGACCGACGGTGTCGTCGAACGGTTTCTCGTCGGCGCGATGAGCGGCGAGGAGGCCCTGCGCTTCTTCCGGCGGACGAAGGCGGCCGCCGTCATCACCGGCGGCGACCGGACCGACATCCACACCGCCGCGCTCGAAGCCCCGGGGATCACCTGCCTCGTCGTCACCGGTGGGCGCCGCCCGCCGGGAACCGTCCTCGGCAAGGCGGCCGAGAAGGGCCTGCCAGTCTTGCTGTCCTCGGCCGATACCCTCTCGACGCTCGAACGCGCCGAGGAGGTGATCCGGAGCGGGCGGACGCGGGACGAGCGCACCGTCGACGTGATGGAGTCGTTACTGACGGAACACGCCGACGTGGACGCGTTGCTCGGGGGTGACGCCGGTTCCAGTTCCGGCGCCGGTGACGACGCCTAG